From the genome of Nocardia sp. NBC_01503, one region includes:
- a CDS encoding MCE family protein, translating into MRHRFFRPGRALETRSRAWIGAISIAVIAVVVATTTAITQLHWGEITYSAEFGQAAGIRTGDQVTVAGVPVGTVDGTELAGDRVLVTMKIHKDVPVGADSTAAIKLTTVLGARELVLRPAGAGIPPHRRIPLAHTTVPYDLQKLLQDSTGTFEQVDADQFARSMQALAAQLRDTPAVLPDALANVQNLSKVIADRRGEIGSLLRNTAQLATILGNQQSDMGVLVTQGGSLVREIVSRRAAVVRLLDAATNLVHTADGLLKVNHTDIDGMLTDIRQLTALLGDHDALLRNMFQVMPVALRNIANATGSGPFLDFLLPGGLMMDSWMCAIAAQAGIHDIPAALQSFKDCQ; encoded by the coding sequence ATGCGCCACAGATTCTTCCGCCCCGGACGTGCACTCGAGACCCGCAGTAGGGCGTGGATCGGCGCGATCTCGATCGCCGTCATCGCCGTGGTGGTCGCCACCACCACCGCCATTACCCAGCTGCATTGGGGCGAAATCACCTATTCGGCCGAATTCGGCCAGGCGGCGGGTATCCGCACGGGTGATCAGGTAACCGTGGCGGGGGTACCGGTGGGCACCGTGGACGGCACCGAACTGGCCGGTGACCGCGTACTCGTCACCATGAAGATCCATAAGGATGTCCCGGTCGGAGCGGACTCCACCGCAGCCATCAAGCTCACCACCGTACTCGGCGCGCGCGAACTGGTACTGAGACCGGCGGGCGCGGGCATACCGCCGCATCGGCGAATACCCCTGGCGCACACCACTGTTCCGTACGATCTGCAAAAGCTACTACAGGATTCCACCGGCACCTTCGAACAGGTCGATGCCGATCAGTTCGCGCGATCCATGCAGGCGCTCGCGGCGCAGCTGCGCGATACCCCGGCCGTGCTGCCCGACGCCCTCGCCAATGTCCAGAACCTTTCCAAGGTCATCGCCGACCGCCGGGGTGAGATCGGATCACTACTGCGCAATACCGCACAGCTGGCCACCATTCTCGGGAACCAGCAATCCGATATGGGCGTGCTCGTCACCCAGGGCGGCAGTCTGGTGCGCGAGATCGTTTCGCGGCGGGCCGCGGTCGTGCGCCTGCTCGATGCCGCCACCAACCTGGTGCACACCGCCGACGGCCTGCTGAAGGTGAATCACACCGATATCGACGGCATGCTCACCGATATCCGCCAGCTCACCGCCCTACTCGGCGACCATGATGCGTTGCTGCGCAATATGTTCCAGGTCATGCCGGTGGCCCTGCGCAATATCGCCAATGCCACCGGGTCCGGTCCCTTCCTGGATTTCCTGCTGCCCGGCGGCCTGATGATGGATTCCTGGATGTGCGCCATCGCCGCGCAGGCCGGTATCCACGACATCCCGGCGGCCCTCCAGTCGTTCAAGGATTGCCAGTGA
- a CDS encoding MCE family protein, protein MKKLRPRTALRAILVLAVLITAATLGTHLLFSGTDRTLRITAQFDNAIGLYRGNTVAVLGMPVGKVEQITARGGYVEAVLTVDATVRIPANVQAVTVGTSILTDRHVELTPAYTGGPTLDSGAVLGLDRTRTPIEFDRVIAMVDKLGGSLRGNGTGDGPMADILDATSEVAHTSGPQLKSALAALSDAMRTGSGNGEATRQDISTIVTNLSALVDAANRNQQAINGFGADIGQLAQLLESEQLGRGDTGGRLDSVLEQLNTLLADQGGNLAATVASSTSFTRALVDYRRELAEVFDLAPLAVDNVYDAIDQKNGNLRVGAHFDNVFFDSSMTKQVCNILGLRQLGCNTGNLSDMGPDFGLTSVLEAMTRMGK, encoded by the coding sequence GTGAAGAAACTCCGCCCGCGCACCGCGCTGCGCGCCATCCTCGTACTGGCCGTGTTGATCACCGCCGCGACCCTCGGCACGCACCTGCTGTTCTCCGGAACCGACCGGACCCTGCGGATTACCGCGCAGTTCGATAATGCGATCGGCCTCTACCGCGGCAATACCGTTGCGGTACTGGGCATGCCGGTCGGCAAGGTCGAGCAGATCACCGCGCGCGGCGGTTATGTGGAGGCCGTACTCACGGTGGACGCCACGGTGCGGATCCCGGCGAATGTGCAGGCGGTCACCGTGGGCACCTCGATTCTCACCGACCGGCACGTCGAACTCACCCCCGCCTATACCGGTGGGCCGACCCTCGACTCCGGCGCGGTGCTCGGACTCGATCGCACCCGCACCCCGATCGAATTCGATCGCGTTATCGCCATGGTCGACAAGCTCGGTGGCTCGCTGCGCGGCAACGGCACCGGAGACGGGCCGATGGCCGATATCCTCGACGCCACCTCCGAGGTCGCGCACACCAGTGGGCCGCAATTGAAGTCGGCGCTCGCGGCACTCTCCGATGCCATGCGCACCGGTTCCGGCAATGGCGAGGCCACCCGGCAGGACATCAGCACAATCGTCACCAACCTCTCCGCCCTGGTCGACGCCGCGAATCGAAATCAGCAGGCCATCAACGGATTCGGCGCCGATATCGGGCAGCTGGCGCAACTGCTGGAATCCGAACAACTGGGGCGGGGCGATACCGGCGGGCGGCTCGATTCGGTACTCGAACAGTTGAACACCCTGCTGGCCGACCAGGGTGGCAATCTCGCCGCCACCGTCGCGAGCAGCACCTCCTTCACCCGGGCGCTGGTCGACTACCGGAGGGAGCTGGCCGAGGTATTCGATCTCGCACCGCTGGCCGTGGACAATGTGTACGACGCCATTGATCAGAAGAATGGAAACCTCCGCGTCGGAGCGCATTTCGACAATGTGTTCTTCGACAGCTCGATGACCAAACAGGTCTGCAATATTCTCGGTCTGCGCCAACTCGGCTGCAATACCGGCAATCTCAGCGATATGGGCCCGGACTTCGGCCTCACCTCCGTGCTCGAGGCCATGACCAGGATGGGCAAATGA
- a CDS encoding MlaD family protein — MSRRRRIPVLLCAIALPLAGCSATLEDLPLPAPGVSGPSYHLNAVFSNALNLPNRAKVRVGGADVGEVESMTARDYTAVVSMRIIDSVALPRGTTAELRSATPLGDVFIALRPPAGGGATDARLRDGDTIALPDTLPGATVEEVLASTALLVNGGVFHNLTQVLNGMGTAMGDDGNRLTRLIRQSRELLGTLSDRSGELHRVLTETASLADDLNARRNSMNEILTATAPALAVIADNTAQITGLADQVAALTAQLGKFPSIQGTDTRSLIKDLNDLAAAFNESATDPHVTMANLQRILPPTLKFFSSNAAHADVELRQVVLGPVDDPGHYADPAFALPDQADWANFVGSLAFVLTQLGERVRGPGR, encoded by the coding sequence ATGAGCCGCCGGCGCCGGATTCCGGTACTGCTGTGCGCGATAGCGCTGCCACTGGCAGGCTGCTCGGCCACGTTGGAGGACCTGCCGCTGCCCGCGCCGGGCGTGAGCGGGCCCAGCTATCACCTGAACGCGGTCTTCTCCAATGCGCTGAACCTGCCCAACCGCGCGAAGGTGCGGGTCGGCGGTGCGGATGTGGGCGAGGTCGAGTCCATGACCGCGCGCGACTACACCGCCGTGGTGTCCATGCGGATAATCGACAGCGTCGCACTGCCGAGGGGCACCACCGCCGAATTACGGTCCGCCACACCGCTGGGCGATGTCTTCATCGCACTTCGGCCCCCGGCCGGGGGCGGCGCGACCGACGCGCGCCTGCGTGACGGCGACACCATCGCGTTGCCGGACACCCTGCCTGGCGCGACGGTCGAAGAGGTGCTCGCCTCCACCGCGCTGCTCGTCAACGGCGGTGTCTTCCACAATCTCACCCAGGTGTTGAACGGTATGGGCACCGCCATGGGCGATGACGGGAATCGGCTCACCAGACTGATCCGGCAATCCCGGGAGCTGCTGGGCACGCTCTCCGACCGATCCGGGGAGCTGCACCGGGTGCTCACCGAAACTGCTTCGCTGGCAGATGATTTGAATGCCCGCCGGAACTCGATGAACGAGATCCTGACCGCCACCGCGCCGGCGCTGGCAGTGATCGCGGACAACACCGCGCAGATCACCGGTCTCGCCGATCAGGTCGCCGCGCTCACCGCGCAGCTCGGCAAATTCCCGTCGATACAGGGCACCGATACCCGCAGCCTGATCAAGGACCTCAACGACCTCGCCGCCGCGTTCAACGAGTCCGCGACCGACCCGCACGTCACCATGGCGAATCTGCAACGCATCCTGCCGCCGACCCTGAAGTTCTTCAGCTCCAATGCCGCGCACGCCGATGTGGAGTTGCGCCAGGTGGTACTCGGGCCGGTGGACGATCCAGGCCACTACGCCGATCCGGCGTTCGCGCTCCCCGATCAAGCGGATTGGGCGAACTTCGTGGGTTCACTGGCCTTCGTCCTCACCCAATTGGGTGAGCGGGTGCGGGGGCCGGGCAGATGA